One Trachemys scripta elegans isolate TJP31775 chromosome 4, CAS_Tse_1.0, whole genome shotgun sequence genomic region harbors:
- the SRCAP gene encoding helicase SRCAP isoform X1: MGYTSRRPADSQALHWTDRVSPSLPLPSTLNRSSLARERETLEVESDEEEEFSAHTGDSETGSPERRLGCQGTQELDSSSQRLLDQNEAGSQHALEQDDSTSATSKAIGARGEEQGSSKMQSNPPQQHHALRSEIAPDKMTGSNPVSPASSGSPASSGSVSPSHLTHDSSLDSHLGFDVPRLQSKALASPGVYASDPASMWDKTHAEIAEQAKHEAEIENRIAEMKKEGFWSLKRLSKVPEPVRPKVHWDYLCEEMQWLSADFAQERRWKRGVARKVVRMVIRHHEEQKQKEERAKREEQAKLRRIASSIAKEVKQFWSNVEKVVQFKQQSRLEEKRKKALDLQLDFIVGQTEKYSDLLTQSLNETFPMASKTGSSSHISSSHAGSTASSPPPPPHLTDEEDGDFQPHEESDDEETIEVEEQQEGNDSETHRREIELLKQESELPLEELLQSLPAQILENSCSAAPSIASSNNEEEEAAGQSEEEPSPSCIQQEKAKSVMQRNKRPWKPDKEDEEFTANEEEAEDEEETIDAEEKLEGDMDHRKELDDLAQEGELPMEELLQRYAGAYASDFEMDESDSSSDASESSTSEYEEESEDEDSSSQSDSTAEEESEEEEESQEEEEEEDALAEEATAASREEDFGVEYLLKRDEDRGEGGNDAAPALGPKKEITDIAATAESLQPKGYTLATTQVKTPIPYLLRGTLREYQHIGLDWLVTMYEKKLNGILADEMGLGKTIQTISLLAHLACEKGSWGPHLIIVPTSVMLNWEMEIKRWCPSFKILTYYGAQKERKLKRQGWTKPNAFHICITSYKLVLQDHQAFRRKNWKYLILDEAQNIKNFKSQRWQSLLNFNSQRRLLLTGTPLQNSLMELWSLMHFLMPHVFQSHREFKEWFSNPLTGMIEGSQEYNESLVKRLHKVLRPFLLRRVKVDVEKQMPKKYEHVIKCRLSKRQRYLYDDFMAQATTKETLATGHFMSVINILMQLRKVCNHPNLFDPRPIHSPFITQGICFSTASLVLCALNRDPFKHVDMGIFDLINLEGRVSRYEADTFLPKWKVTRKLIEEIAESPDPPPRPKPVKMKVNRMLQPVPKPENRTVVLVNSPRPVTPLQRPMAPVLPEALAPMHPMGPVLPGPVQPPLLPHPMAVPISLPLPLPPSPVPVPPAARPQGPTLVPTLSQNNAAAAVLQAPVSAPQVLPTLMPAAQLVPNAPQPPVLPAPATAAAASTLKPGPVPAPAVRLAPNPLNPGAVGSMMKPVTVHSTTSTLPGYNFPATSTVQQRLLLSPDMQARLPSGEVVSIAQLASLANRPLQSAPGSKPLTFQIQGNKLTLTGTQVRQVTMAQPRQLQRNVVHLVSAGGQHHIISQPAQVALIQAMTQQGAQAQGGVQAMSGPQPTTILPAPASATTAAATSSAISVPIAATPVPSSMVNSSGVVKIVVRQAPRDGLVPAPALQQPPRPTTATTLPSLPAALMAQRAQLPVAPMPPVRLPTQPLVPVRAPTPLQALVRPMIRVVQAPVPSMEQSAPAPAPPSPATAAPLPTPPATTIAAAVCPALAPRPAAAPSPVPKEEPETLMLRSTTPTPPPPSPRAPRHRRQPPPPPRSPFYLESLEEKRKKQKEERLDRLFRLNEQHCNLAPIYGTEVLRLCTLFPPGPPREQEEEGQEVAPELDGWRGASYSHCYMAQVHRDPQHLEAYWQRASAIAQAILIPQQRVEQLADIIERFIFAMPPVEAPAITIHTSHPPPSLLLHQAIFKETLRREISPRASGLHRIVCNMRTQFPDLRLIQYDCGKLQTLDLLLRQLKAGAHRVLIFTQMTRMLDVLEQFLNYHGHIYLRLDGSTRVEQRQALMERFNADKRIFCFILSTRSGGVGVNLTGADTVVFYDSDWNPTMDAQAQDRCHRIGQTRDVHIYRLISERTVEENILKKANQKRMLGDMAIEGGNFTTAYFKQQTIRELFEMPLDEPAKKEGEVLTMAQEDEEDPMANKQTQILEQALCKAEDPEDIRAATQAKAEQVAELAEFNENIPLDADERPSKEEEEEMSKAEQEIASLMEQLTPIERYAMNFLEASLEDISREELKQAEEQVEAARKDIDQAKDEVVFKLPDDEDEGRLSEEGYIKKSKKAKVPSRAGQERTGTRMSERLRGTRLSLREADGVDTKLPHARLPSLRHLRGHHARLEAEEAEDHLSLVAQHTRGAAIRRDLVWEETPALTRKAGAKREESGTKVPGAGERVLRPIPHRTEAPIIGERVFRTSPQRPEPPATGDKVLRGTPQRAEPPATIERVLRAIPQRADTPVPGDRVLRGAPQRAEPLAAMERVLRSAPPRTDAPAPGDRVPRLAPLRPEAAPAGEQDLRPEAPAGAKLLQPRPEVAPAGEETPQPTLPATEMGMVLGAPALLGHENIAPTGELASKKPPAEHMLRVEPPPTWEKVLGSMELATGAKMRSMEPSSVSEKVPLPAPCSLEIPVPHKPVPSPETPASGEESPEKAKGSLGKAEVARELAQRPVELDSVAVKRGEPVRRALEEPKSLAPDRPAAELPPETPAHCAARTGVEPPTAEPFSTTEGKGPGEVEPQPVWPLSGSLNQSLEAANSLPRLKTLPPSKEHNGLERPSPLSNSLAEPQPRELAQGATEPLEIATGCSSSLKEVSKRGLGDQEDKPKHPDGVSAANTASLGLGEMQPGTTSSSDSPSPAKTPRRRTSADVEIRQNHQGQDGPAAKVLRKLPGRLVTVVEEKELIRRRRNRIHKLDTTGSTVVSPSSSSAHSISELELSPSSKELPLLRDLPARRRIELESRAAKERGDEGSGLELPPSLPPPPLKRKRGRPPKNKSPEQPSQGEAQPPPGTHVPRVRKPEIKTPEPSSPKTLKQPCKGEARPPPGTLKPRAQKLEPKAPEPASPRSKTESSENDSPLEKRRRGRPPKAQWAPATPSTESPPKRKRGRPPKNPASPRVETAAPRPGSTSDRDTSAEKEPPPPGRKRRWRRKEEPGQAPSESSSDGEEARPLTRLARLRQEEKLESGSECSALLPSQSAAPKPEPDGTSSGESSTSEQTPARSTRQRPGSLVPPLEQEHQRRKRGCLSEGGKSPGAAGSSEDDGGGESESSAELSGEEGERRPKRRRRHAGRTTGSRRRQCPRGSSADRILRSAAATPAGNTRSATGTTPGGVAGAPTPSATAAPAAMVTSSLSIRGRKPKT; this comes from the exons ATGGGTTATACCAGCCGGCGGCCAGCCGACTCCCAGGCTCTGCACTGGACAGACAGGGTGTCCCcgtccctgcctctccccagcaCCCTTAACAG GAGCAGTCTTGCCCGGGAAAGAGAAACCCTGGAAGTGGAGTCTGACGAGGAGGAGGAGTTTTCAGCTCACACAG GTGATTCAGAGACAGGCAGCCCCGAGCGCAGGCTGGGCTGCCAGGGGACCCAGGAGCTGGACAGTTCGTCCCAGCGGTTGCTTGACCAGAATGAGGCCggttcccagcatgcactggagCAGGACGACAGCACTTCGGCCACGAGCAAAGCTATCGGGGCGCGAGGCGAAGAGCAAGGGAGCAGTAAAATGCAGAGCAATCCTCCCCAACAGCACCATGCACTGCGCAGTGAG ATTGCACCAGACAAAATGACGGGGAGCAATCCTGTGTCACCGGCCTCTTCGGGGTCACCTGCCTCCAGTGGCAGCGTCTCGCCATCACACCTCACTCACGATTCCTCTCTGGACAGTCACCTGGGCTTTGATGTGCCCAGGCTGCAAAGCAAAGCTCTGGCGTCCCCAGGAGTTTATGCCTCGGACCCGGCCAGTATGTGGGACAAGACGCACGCTGAGATCGCTGAGCAGGCCAAGCAT GAGGCGGAGATTGAGAACCGCATCGCGGAGATGAAGAAGGAGGGGTTCTGGTCTTTGAAGAGGCTCTCCAAGGTGCCGGAGCCAGTTCGCCCCAAGGTACACTGGGATTACCTCTGTGAGGAGATGCAGTGGCTTTCGGCAGACTTTGCCCAGGAGCGACGCTGGAAGAGGGGTGTGGCCAGGAAG gttgTGCGGATGGTGATCCGGCACCATGAGGAGCAGAAGCAGAAGGAGGAGCGAGCCAAGCGGGAGGAGCAGGCCAAGCTGAGGCGCATCGCCTCCTCCATCGCCAAAGAGGTCAAGCAGTTCTGGAGCAACGTGGAGAAG GTAGTGCAGTTTAAGCAGCAGTCTCGCctggaggagaagaggaagaaggcCCTGGACTTGCAGCTGGACTTCATCGTGGGCCAGACGGAGAAGTACTCAGATCTGCTGACTCAGAGCCTCAACGAGACCTTCCCCATGGCCAGCAAGACTGGCTCCTCCTCCCACATCAGCTCCTCCCACGCCGGCTCCACCGCTTCCAGCCCCCCACCACCTCCACACCTCACCGACGAAGAAG atGGTGACTTCCAGCCCCATGAGGAGTCAGATGACGAGGAGACTATTGAGgtggaggagcagcaggaagggaaCGACTCAGAGACGCACCGGCGTGAGATAGAGCTGCTGAAGCAGGAGAGTGAGCTGcccctggaggagctgctgcagtCCCTGCCCGCCCAGATCCTGGAGAATTCCTGCAGCGCTGCCCCCTCCATCGCCAGCTCCAAcaacgaggaggaggaggcagcggggCAGAGTGAGGAGGAG ccctctccttcATGCATCCAGCAGGAGAAAGCAAAGTCCGTCATGCAGAGGAACAAAAGGCCGTGGAAGCCTGACAAGGAGGATGAGGAGTTCACGGCCAACGAGGAGGAAG CTGAGGATGAAGAGGAGACGATCGATGCTGAAGAGAAGCTGGAAGGGGACATGGATCACAGGAAGGAACTGGATGACTTGGCCCAGGAAg GGGAGCTGCCCAtggaggagctgctgcagagaTACGCCGGCGCCTACGCCTCGGACTTTGAGATGGATGAGTCGGATAGCTCCTCGGATGCCTCGGAGTCCAGCACCTCGGAGTATGAGGAGGAGTCAGAGGACGAGGACAGCAGCAGCCAGTCAG ACTCCACCGCAGAGGAggagagtgaggaggaggaggagagccaggaagaggaggaggaggaggatgccctCGCTGAGGAAGCGACGGCGGCGAGCCGGGAGGAAGACTTTGGCGTGGAGTACCTGTTGAAAAGGGACGAGGATCGGGGAGAGGGGGGTAACGACGCAGCCCCCGCCCTGGGGCCCAAGAAGGAGATCACAGACATCGCAGCCACTGCCGAGAGCCTGCAGCCCAAGGGCTACACCCTGGCCACCACCCAG GTGAAGACGCCCATCCCTTACCTGCTGCGGGGGACCCTGCGGGAGTATCAGCACATCGGCCTGGACTGGCTGGTCACCATGTACGAAAAGAAGCTCAACGGTATCCTGGCGGACGAGATGGGGCTGGGCAAGACCATCCAGACCATCTCCCTGCTGGCTCATCTGGCCTGCGAGAAGG GTAGCTGGGGTCCCCACCTGATCATCGTGCCCACCAGCGTGATGCTGAACTGGGAGATGGAGATCAAGCGCTGGTGCCCCAGTTTCAAGATCCTCACCTACTATGGGGCGCAGAAGGAACGCAAGCTCAAGCGACAG GGCTGGACCAAACCCAATGCCTTCCACATCTGCATCACCTCATACAAGCTGGTGCTGCAGGACCACCAGGCGTTCCGGCGCAAGAACTGGAAGTACCTGATCCTGGATGAGGCCCAGAACATCAAGAACTTCAAATCCCAGCGCTGGCAGTCGCTGCTCAACTTCAACAG TCAGAGGCGGCTGCTGCTGACAGGCACCCCCCTGCAGAACAGCCTGATGGAGCTCTGGTCCCTCATGCACTTCCTGATGCCCCACGTCTTCCAGTCGCACCGCGAGTTCAAGGAGTGGTTCTCCAATCCCCTGACAGGCATGATCGAGGGTAGCCAGGAGTACAACGAGAGCCTGGTCAAGCGGCTGCACAAG GTGCTGCGGCCTTTCCTCCTGCGGAGGGTGAAGGTGGATGTGGAGAAGCAAATGCCAAAGAAATACGAGCACGTCATCAAGTGCCGGCTGTCCAAGCGCCAGCGCTATCTCTACGACGACTTCATGGCCCAGGCCAC CACCAAGGAGACTCTGGCCACAGGGCATTTCATGAGCGTCATCAACATCCTGATGCAGCTGCGGAAGGTGTGCAACCATCCCAACCTCTTCGACCCCCGGCCCATCCACTCGCCCTTCATCACCCAGGGCATCTGCTTCAGCACCGCCTCCCTCGTCCTGTGTGCCCTCAACCGCGATCCCTTTAAG CATGTGGACATGGGCATTTTCGACCTCATCAACCTGGAGGGGCGCGTGTCCCGCTACGAGGCCGACACCTTCCTGCCTAAGTGGAAGGTGACAAGGAAGCTGATCGAGGAGATCGCCGAGTCCCCGGACCCCCCGCCCAGGCCCAAGCCTGTCAAGATGAAAGTGAACAG gatgCTGCAGCCGGTGCCAAAGCCAGAGAACCGGACCGTGGTGCTGGTGAACAGCCCTCGCCCCGTGACCCCCTTGCAGAGACCTATGGCTCCTGTGTTGCCAGAGGCCCTGGCCCCCATGCACCCCATGGGCCCGGTTCTCCCAGGGCCCGTTcagcctcccctgctccctcaccCCATGGCCGTACCCATctcgctgcccctgcccctcccgccATCCCCGGTGCCGGTGCCTCCCGCTGCCAGGCCGCAGGGCCCAACGCTAGTGCCTACGCTGAGCCAGAACAACGCCGCTGCTGCCGTGCTCCAGGCCCCGGTGTCTGCCCCGCAGG TCCTGCCCACACTGATGCCTGCAGCCCAGCTGGTCCCGaatgccccccagccccccgtGCTGCCGGCCCCTGCCAccgctgctgctgcctccacccTCAAGCCCGGCCCGGTGCCAGCCCCCGCCGTGCGGctagcccccaaccccctgaacCCGGGCGCCGTGGGGAGCATGATGAAGCCAGTGACAGTCCATTCCACCACCAGCACCCTGCCTGGCTACAACTTCCCGGCCACCAGCACTGTGCAGCAGAGGCTGCTGCTCTCCCCGGACATGCAGGCCCGGCTGCCCT CGGGCGAGGTGGTGAGCATCGCACAACTGGCCTCGCTGGCCAACCGGCCCCTGCAGAGCGCCCCAGGCAGCAAGCCCCTCACCTTCCAGATCCAAGGCAACAAGCTGACCCTGACGGGCACCCAGGTGCGGCAGGTCACCATGGCCCAGCCCCGACAGCTGCAAA GGAATGTAGTTCACCTGGTCTCTGCTGGGGGTCAGCACCACATCATCAGCCAGCCGGCCCAGGTGGCTCTCATCCAGGCCATGACCCAGCAGGGCGCGCAGGCGCAGGGCGGGGTGCAGGCCATGTCAGGCCCCCAGCCCACCACCATCCTGCCCGCCCCAGCCTCTGCCACCACGGCAGCCGCCACTTCATCAGCTATCAGCGTCCCCATAGCTGCCACGCCAG TGCCCTCCTCCATGGTGAACAGCTCTGGTGTGGTGAAGATCGTGGTGCGGCAGGCCCCACGGGACGGCCtggtgcctgccccagccctacagcAGCCTCCACGCCCAACCACAGCCACCACCCTGCCTAGCCTGCCGGCCGCCCTGATGGCACAGCGAGCCCAGCTCCCCGTGGCACCCATGCCGCCCGTGCGGTTGCCCACTCAGCCACTGGTTCCAGTGCGGGCACCCACCCCACTGCAGGCCCTGGTACGACCCATGATCCGGGTGGTGCAGGCGCCAGTGCCCAGCATGGAGCAGTCGG ctccaGCACCGGCTCCACCTTCTCCCGCCACGGCcgcccctcttcccaccccccctgcCACCACCATCGCTGCTGCTGTCTGCCCTGCACTGGCTCCCCGGCCCGCAGCCGCGCCCAGCCCAGTGCCCAAGGAGGAACCCGAGACACTAATGCTACGCTCCACCACGCCCACCCCGCCTCCCCCGTCGCCACGGGCTCCACGGCACAGacggcagccccctcccccgccccggtcACCCTTCTATCTG GAATCACTTGAAGAGAAGCGGAAGAAGCAGAAGGAGGAGCGCCTGGACCGGCTCTTCCGCCTCAACGAGCAGCACTGCAACCTGGCCCCCATCTATGGCACCGAGGTGCTGCGCCTctgcaccctcttcccccccggcccccctcgggagcaggaggaggaggggcaggaagtggCACCTGAGCTGGATGGCTGGAGGGGGGCCAGCTACAGCCACTGCTACATGGCACAGGTGCATCGGGACCCCCAGCACCTAGAGGCGTATTGGCAGCGGGCCTCAGCCATTGCCCAGGCCATCCTGATCCCCCAGCAGAGGGTTGAGCAGTTGGCAGACATCATTGAGAG GTTCATCTTTGCTATGCCTCCCGTGGAGGCACCTGCCATCACCATTCACACCTCTCACCCGCCCCCGTCACTCCTGCTCCACCAGGCCATCTTCAAGGAGACGCTGCGGCGGGAGATCTCGCCCCGCGCCAGCGGCCTGCATCGCATCGTCTGCAACATGCGCACCCAGTTCCCCGACCTGCGCCTCATCCAGTACGACTGCG GGAAGCTGCAGACCCTGGACCTGTTGCTGCGACAGCTAAAGGCCGGGGCGCACCGGGTCCTCATCTTCACCCAGATGACCCGCATGCTGGACGTGCTGGAGCAGTTCCTCAACTACCATGGGCATATCTACCTGCGCCTGGACGGCAGCACCCGCGTGGAGCAGAGACAG GCGCTGATGGAGCGTTTCAACGCTGACAAGCGCATCTTCTGCTTCATCCTGTCGACACGCAGCGGAGGCGTGGGGGTGAACCTGACGGGCGCTGACACTGTGGTGTTCTACGACAGCGACTGGAACCCCACCATGGACGCCCAGGCCCAGGACCGCTGCCACCGCATCGGCCAGACCCGCGATGTCCACATCTACAG gcTGATCAGCGAGCGGACAGTGGAGGAGAACATCCTGAAGAAGGCCAATCAGAAGAGGATGCTGGGAGACATGGCCATTGAGGGCGGGAACTTCACCACAGCTTACTTCAAACAG CAAACCATCCGGGAGCTCTTCGAAATGCCCTTGGATGAGCCAGCCAAGAAGGAAGGGGAGGTCCTCACCATGGCGcaggaggatgaggaggatccCATGGCCAACAAGCAGACCCAGATCCTGGAGCAG GCGCTGTGCAAGGCTGAGGACCCTGAGGACATCCGGGCGGCCACGCAGGCCAAGGCTGAGCAGGTGGCAGAGCTGGCTGAGTTCAACGAGAACATCCCCCTGGACGCGGACGAGCGGcccagcaaggaggaggaggaggagatgtcgAAAGCTGAGCAGGAGATCGCCTCGCTCATGGAGCAG CTCACCCCCATTGAACGCTATGCCATGAACTTCCTGGAGGCCTCTCTGGAGGACATCAGCCGAGAGGAGCTGAAGCAGGCAGAG GAGCAGGTGGAGGCCGCCCGGAAGGACATAGACCAAGCCAAGGATGAGGTGGTGTTCAAGCTGCCTGACGACGAGGATGAGGGTCGGCTCAGCGAGGAAGGCTACATCAAAAAGAGCAAGAAGGCCAAGGTGCCCAGCCGTGCGGGCCAAGAGCGCACTGGCACACGCATGAGTGAGCGACTGCGGGGCACTCGCCTCTCCCTGCGCGAGGCAGATGGAGTGGACACCAAGTTGCCCCACGCCCGGCTCCCCAGCCTGCGCCACCTGCGGGGCCACCATGCCAGGCTGGAGGCTGAGGAGGCAGAAGACCACCTGTCCCTGGTGGCCCAGCACACGCGTGGCGCAGCCATCCGCAGGGACCTGGTGTGGGAGGAGACGCCAGCTTTGACCCGCAAGGCCGGAGCCAAGAGGGAGGAGTCGGGGACCAAGGTCCCCGGGGCTGGCGAGAGGGTGCTGCGGCCCATCCCTCACAGAACAGAGGCCCCCATCATCGGGGAGAGGGTGTTCCGGACCTCTCCACAGAgacctgaaccccctgccactgGGGACAAAGTGCTGCGAGGCACCCCCCAGAGAGCCGAGCCCCCAGCCACCATAGAGCGGGTGCTCCGAGCCATCCCTCAGAGAGCAGACACCCCAGTCCCCGGGGACAGGGTGCTACGAGGTGCCCCACAGCGagcagagcccctggctgccatGGAGCGAGTGCTGCGGAGCGCCCCCCCAAGAACAGATGCTCCAGCTCCTGGGGACAGGGTGCCCCGGCTGGCCCCACTCAGACCAGaggcagctcctgctggggagcaggaccTAAGACCTGAGGCACCAGCAGGTGCGAAGCTCCTCCAGCCAAGACCTGAGGTAGCACCTGCCGGAGAGGAGAccccccagccaacactcccAGCTACCGAGATGGGGATGGTCTTGGGGGCGCCGGCCCTGCTAGGGCATGAGAACATAGCACCCACAGGGGAGCTAGCCTCAAAGAAACCACCTGCTGAGCACATGCTGAGGGTGGAACCTCCACCCACTTGGGAAAAGGTGCTGGGATCCATGGAGCTCGCGACAGGAGCGAAGATGAGGAGCATGGAGCCATCTTCTGTCTCAGAGaaagttcccctaccagccccctGCAGCCTGGAGATCCCAGTCCCCCACAAGCCAGTGCCAAGCCCGGAGACGCCAGCCTCTGGGGAGGAGTCACCTGAAAAAGCCAAGGGATCTTTGGGCAAAGCTGAGGTAGCCAGAGAGCTGGCCCAACGCCCAGTGGAGCTGGACAGTGTGGCCGTGAAGAGGGGAGAGCCAGTCAGGCGTGCCCTGGAGGAGCCGAAGAGCCTGGCACCCGATAGGCCCGCAGCAGAGCTCCCCCCGGAGACGCCTGCCCACTGCGCTGCTAGGACGGGGGTCGAACCACCCACTGCTGAGCCTTTCTCCACCACAGAGGGCAAAGGGCCAGGAGAGGTGGAGCCCCAGCCAGTCTGGCCTCTCTCGGGCTCCCTGAACCAGTCCTTGGAGGCTGCCAACTCCCTGCCTCGACTGAAAACGCTGCCCCCCAGCAAGGAGCACAACGGGCTAGAGCGgccttcccctctctccaacAGCCTGGCCGAGCCCCAGCCCCGAGAGCTGGCACAGGGTGCCACAGAGCCACTGGAGATAGCCACTGGGTGCAGCAGCAGCCTGAAGGAGGTGTCCAAGAGGGGGCTGGGGGACCAGGAAGACAAGCCCAAGCACCCAGACGGAGTGAGTGCAGCCAACACCgcctccctggggctgggggaaatgCAGCCAGGGACGACCTCCTCCTCGGACAGCCCATCGCCGGCCAAAACACCGCGCCGGCGGACCAGCGCTGACGTGGAGATCCGGCAGAACCACCAGGGCCAGGACGGCCCGGCTGCCAAGGTCTTGCGCAAGCTGCCAGGCCGCCTGGTCACCGTGGTGGAGGAAAAAGAACTGATCCGACGCCGGCGCAACCGCATCCACAAGCTGGACACCACCGGCAGCACCGTGGTGAGCCCCAGCAGCAGTTCGGCCCACAGCATCTCCGAGCTGGAGTTGTCCCCCTCCAGCAAGGAGCTGCCGCTGCTCCGTGACCTACCCGCCCGCCGCAGGATTGAGCTGGAGAGCCGGGCCGCCAAGGAGAGGGGAGACGAGggatctgggctggagctgccccccagcctgcccccgccACCCCTCAAGCGTAAACGGGGCCGGCCCCCCAAGAACAAGTCTCCAGAGCAGCCAAGCCAGGGGGAAGCACAGCCACCACCCGGCACCCATGTACCCCGCGTCAGGAAGCCAGAGATCAAGACTCCTGAGCCATCCTCACCTAAGACCCTGAAGCAGCCGTGCAAGGGGGAGGCACGGCCACCGCCCGGCACCCTGAAGCCACGTGCCCAGAAGCTGGAACCCAAGGCCCCTGAGCCAGCCTCGCCCAGGAGCAAGACAGAGAGCAGTGAGAATGACTCCCCCCTGGAGAAGCGCCGGCGGGGCCGGCCCCCCAAGGCACAATGGGCCCCCGCCACTCCCAGCACTGAGTCACCCCCCAAGCGCAAGCGGGGCCGGCCCCCCAAGAACCCAGCTTCCCCCCGCGTGGAGACAGCAGCCCCCCGCCCTGGCTCAACCTCGGACCGTGACACCTCCGCCGAGAAGGAGCCGCCCCCACCTGGCCGcaagaggaggtggagaaggaaggaagagcCTGGCCAGGCCCCCAGCGAGAGCTCGTCGGATGGCGAGGAGGCCCGCCCCCTCACCCGGCTGGCCCGTCTCCGGCAGGAAGAGAAGCTGGAGTCGGGCAGCGAGTGCTCGGCCCTGCTCCCATCCCAGAGCGCTGCCCCTAAGCCAGAGCCAGACGGCACCTCGTCAGGGGAGAGCAGCACCTCCGAGCAGACACCGGCCCGCTCCACCCGCCAGCGCCCTGGCAGCTTGGTGCCACCGCTGGAGCAGGAGCATCAAAGGCGCAAGCGCGGATGCTTGTCAGAGGGCGGCAAGTCCCCCGGGGCTGCCGGCTCATCGGAGGACGACGGGGGTGGCGAGTCAGAGTCCTCAGCAGAGTTGAGCGGTGAGGAGGGCGAGCGGCGGCCCAAACGCCGCCGCCGCCACGCAGGCCGAACCACCGGCAGCAGGAGGCGGCAGTGCCCCCGGGGCAGTTCGGCCGACCGCATCCTGCGAAGCGCCGCCGCCACCCCAGCCGGCAACACCCGCTCGGCCACCGGCACCACGCCGGGGGGGGTGgctggagcccccaccccctcgGCCACTGCTGCTCCTGCCGCCATGGTTACCTCCTCACTAAGTATCAGAGGCCGCAAGCCCAAAACGTGA